The nucleotide window CACTCCACGAAGTAGGCCCGAGTAACCGCGCCATCTTCAGAGCTCTCGTTGATtgtcccctcttcctcagcttTCATTTTCAGTCCAGAATATAGCTAAACTTCAAAGAAGCACACATATCTTTCTGTAGCTGTtctttggctttggtggcACCGGAGTTCAATCCCCTCCAGTTCGTGGATCTGATAGGGCTGAGTGCCAAGGCACTGTGGTTGCCCCTGAACAACAAGGGATGGGATTGTTTTCCTTTTGCcgtttttgaggaggttggtgtcAGCGACCCGACATGGTCTAGGGTGCGTTTCAGTCGGCTTGGCGATGCAGACAGAggcggaagaagaggtggcCCAAGCTCGGGTTCAGCCTCAATTGGCTGCGGCGGTGGCCGATGGCGGACAGGGGAGAGGCCGGGGGAGCTGCATCAACCAAGAATTCGAGGTTGGCCATTGCGGGGTTTTAGAAGGTTGGAATCTGTAGCTATTCAGGGCCCATCCACTCGGTGACGCAATTCCCAGCCTTCTTTTGAGGGCAACAGAAGATTGTAGACGGTGGTTTTCTAGTTTTCTAGTTTTCTAGCTGCAAACCGAGAACGCGGTCTGGGTCATCAGCTGTGGGCTGGTGGACTCCCCATAAGCAGCTAAGGAGCAGAAGTGGCTCCTCGACCTGCACCTCGTCTGTGCAACCGCTGCGTCCcgtttgctgctgctcacatcatcaacgccctgCGCCGCGCTGCAGCAACATCCAAGGTCCAGCCAGCATCCTGCAGCCGCCCGTTTCCCTGCGAGCGCCGCCTCTCTGTttacatacatacatacatactTGTGCATTTGCGCCCgacaccaccccaccactcaccacTCACCCGACTTGcccgaccgaccgaccgaccgaccccAGCCTCCCCCGACCGACCTTGTCTATCTGTCtgtcctctccaccgccaatCTCAATCCATCTCCGGCCAAGAACGAACAGACTCGCTCGACGCTCCTTCACTCACTCCTCCCCTAGGCTGTCCTCAAACCGCCATGATCGCGACCAATTGAAACCACCATGGTTCGTGTCACCGAGGAGCTGGCGCTGTCGCCAGAACATGTCACTCTTTACTATGCCAGCGACCCCTTGATGGGCCACCTGCCAGTTCTTATCTTCCACGGTCCCTCGACGACAGCCAATTACACGCTCAACAGCTCGCGAATCCAGATACACATCTACAGCCCGGCCGGCTTCGTATCTTTTCCTCGTATCACTGTCTCACCCAACTCTCCTTTCTACAGCGTAGTCGCGCACTTGCCACGGGAATTTCAGGGAGATGAGGTCTGCCGAGGACTGGCCTTTGGGTTGTACAAGTATTTCAGCGAGTTGCCCGAGGCGGTGAAGACATATTTGAAGAATGCGTACTCGACACGCGCTCGTCGGCCAGGTTCGGCGCCGGCAATGTTTGGAGAACAGCACGCGGCAGATCtggccaaggctgctgtCCAAGCAGAAAATACGActgaggtggtggatattCTAGGAGACGCGCTCCAGACGCAGCACATCGGCTGTGTGGATATGGACCTTGTTTTACCGCCTGGATCGATCGTGCCGCTAGGAAATGCCGACTTGGAAGAGGTaccagaagatgaagacgataTTTTGGATCCGACGTTGAGACAATATGGCGGATACAACCAAATAGTCAAATTGTTCGGAGAGCCGGTGTTTTTGCCAACATCGAAGCTGCGGCGCGCACCATCACGACCAACCTCGTTGAACCGCAGCAAGTCGTTCTCCAAGAACCAAAAGGTGGAGCTGCGCATGAAGATGGGCGAATTGGTGGACACGGAGGAGCGTTATGTTCTCAAGCTTAACGAGCTGGTCAACAACATCGCGGTCGACTTTTACAAAAAGGCCAAGGAAAGGTCGGCGGGGAGCATCAGTCCttcagaggaggaggtggagaggctGTTCCCCAAGTCAGCACAGGCTATTCTCGAGGTCAACTCGGCATTCATGGAAGAGCTCCGCCGAGTCATGGACGAAAGTGAAGAGGAGGCCATGAAAGACATGGAGACACCATTTCCTCCGACGCGTCTCAACAGCCCaaacaaggccaaggatCCAAGCGGTGCTCTGGCGATGGCGAGATTATTTCTCGACTGGTTTCCAAAGTTCACCGAGTGCTACCAGGACTACATCCGAGCCAGTCAAaacttccccaagctcctcaacaATTTCCTCGACCAGCAGTCGAGTTTCCGGCAGAGGGTGGTGCAGACAGGTGAACAGACGATCCGGTCGCTGCTGATTGAACCGGTCCAGAGGCTTCCCCGGTATAACTTGTTCATCGATCAGATCGTTGCTTGCCTTCCAATAACACACCCGGCGCTACAAGTTTTGCTGCGAGCAAGGGATATCATCACAAACATCTGCTCCATGGACGACCCATTACCAGACAAGCCACATGTCACGCATCGATTGCGCACAATGGTCGAGTGTTGGCCAGCAGACCTCGAGCCTCAAGGACGACTGATCCTGGCTGTCGACTTTGTGGAACTGGCTGCCCCCTACATCGATGACGATATTCCCGACAGACCAGGCATTCTGCTGCTATTTTCGGATTGTGTTGTCATTCtgcagaagaagggggattCTGAGAGGACAGCTCGGGACTTCTTGAAGGAGATCGACAAGCCGTCACCTGCAGGGTTGTTGGCAGCCATGACCAATGCTGCTGGCGGACAGGGCTCCTGGGAGTTTGCCTTTACTGGATGGCACAGCCTGGCCGATGTCCGCTTCACCGAGTCCATAGATGGGCGGCTGATTTGGATGACGTCGACCCAGGAAATGAAGGGTGCCCACGCCGGCGAGTATTTCACCAGCAAGGCCATCACGACCAGGTGTTTTCTCCTTCGCGAGCACTACGAAGGCAAGGCCAACAAGTGGACCGAGGACATTGTCAAGGCCAGAATCGAAGGAAGATTTTCGGAAAAGGAACGGGAGGACCCTGCATGGACCCTGCGTTCCGTCAAGATGCAGGATGCACAGTTCGGCCTGCATGCCGCAGTCTTTCAGGAGGGCGCGCATCAACTAATCGAGGGCCGCAGGGAGCCAGCGCCAATACGCGTCGTACTTGACATCGAGAATGGCACCAAGGGAGCGCCTGTCGGCCATTACGGTGTGGAGATTGTGACCGAGGTCCGATGCGGCGACATGAAGAGGATATCGATGAACACCATTGGCCTCAATGGCAAAAAGTTTACCGACGACATTGCTCTGGAGGACTTCCTACCGACTCTGTCCCGAAGAATTGTCCAGTTGCTGAGCTCGCAATTCAGTGTAGCCAACCCCAGGCTTGTCCCCGCATTGGTGTCATATTACACCAAGGTAATACGGGCCATCAACATGGCACCGAAGGTGGAGAAGGTCAGTTCGAGATCATTCCTCTCGTCATCGCCGGTCAAGATGctctccagcttcctgtCTGGAAACAGCAGCGCGTCATCCAACGGTACCGACTCGACACCAGTCAATGGGTCGAAGCACAGAAGAACCAACTCTGCCAGGATGCGGTCCGAAAGAGAGAAGGAGCGGGAAAGGGAACGAGAAAGAGAACGTGACAGAGAACCTACTGTACTGAACTCGTCTGTATCATCCAGAGAGCAGGGCATTCCTCGTATCActatggaggaggagcggccAGAAAACCCTCTTGTGCGCCTGGAGCAAACATTTACAGGATATGTGGCCAACATGCAGGCTCGGAAGGGCTACTTCATCGGCCGCACGTTGCTTAACAGATCAATGGCTGATGAGCTCGCTATCAACGACCTCTACAACCGATTGATCGAATTTCCCTTTGACCTCGAAGCCGCCCAAGAGCTTGGCACCGAGGTGATCTTTTGCGCATTCGAAAAGTTTGTCCGCATCGCCTGGCGCGAGCAGATTGGGCCTATCATGACCATGCAGGCGCTTGAAGCTCTGCAGATCCGTGCCTCCAAGAAGGTTGTGGGGGATTTCGCAGAT belongs to Podospora bellae-mahoneyi strain CBS 112042 chromosome 6, whole genome shotgun sequence and includes:
- a CDS encoding hypothetical protein (EggNog:ENOG503NYRK; COG:S) — encoded protein: MVRVTEELALSPEHVTLYYASDPLMGHLPVLIFHGPSTTANYTLNSSRIQIHIYSPAGFVSFPRITVSPNSPFYSVVAHLPREFQGDEVCRGLAFGLYKYFSELPEAVKTYLKNAYSTRARRPGSAPAMFGEQHAADLAKAAVQAENTTEVVDILGDALQTQHIGCVDMDLVLPPGSIVPLGNADLEEVPEDEDDILDPTLRQYGGYNQIVKLFGEPVFLPTSKLRRAPSRPTSLNRSKSFSKNQKVELRMKMGELVDTEERYVLKLNELVNNIAVDFYKKAKERSAGSISPSEEEVERLFPKSAQAILEVNSAFMEELRRVMDESEEEAMKDMETPFPPTRLNSPNKAKDPSGALAMARLFLDWFPKFTECYQDYIRASQNFPKLLNNFLDQQSSFRQRVVQTGEQTIRSLLIEPVQRLPRYNLFIDQIVACLPITHPALQVLLRARDIITNICSMDDPLPDKPHVTHRLRTMVECWPADLEPQGRLILAVDFVELAAPYIDDDIPDRPGILLLFSDCVVILQKKGDSERTARDFLKEIDKPSPAGLLAAMTNAAGGQGSWEFAFTGWHSLADVRFTESIDGRLIWMTSTQEMKGAHAGEYFTSKAITTRCFLLREHYEGKANKWTEDIVKARIEGRFSEKEREDPAWTLRSVKMQDAQFGLHAAVFQEGAHQLIEGRREPAPIRVVLDIENGTKGAPVGHYGVEIVTEVRCGDMKRISMNTIGLNGKKFTDDIALEDFLPTLSRRIVQLLSSQFSVANPRLVPALVSYYTKVIRAINMAPKVEKVSSRSFLSSSPVKMLSSFLSGNSSASSNGTDSTPVNGSKHRRTNSARMRSEREKERERERERERDREPTVLNSSVSSREQGIPRITMEEERPENPLVRLEQTFTGYVANMQARKGYFIGRTLLNRSMADELAINDLYNRLIEFPFDLEAAQELGTEVIFCAFEKFVRIAWREQIGPIMTMQALEALQIRASKKVVGDFADFVRFIFSDMAPQNRRAFTALIKLLADLLDGCSNDGDRGALTLAFAELLVDDDTAPNYINLLDRMVEDVDRIFEENHLSVTMQMLMNNRSFESLHATGRSHKSQSGSVTSNTSSLRRKFGFDTLLRQNSKNDERPSVWRTLSKHASKAPVPGESASLGKNSRSKSIDMSLNFPTQGRLRRPASRDRPPIAGAFDDIEHRPGSSNRYLETIGEPHDEPTETKLVKKKRRSSLSDLKTLMAAANIDDPEEQLMPLRVTRQQTAEKFNSTPRPQSMVFSRVSTSPTKASPSRIPISPQPPSSSTSTFRSSRQKENDPILHHDIKTPSEKEGDGSEEDSGKTSYDRARARTIAISQIPTLKPNSRIPGATIFPPPLESPANVRPGIGTSSIPRTPSTPGQRLRLQSPQKLRERLQTEKKAIDEVDASLKSELSRIEEDMARLGGSSLPRSSTLDFRKLTLAVKTLEEKVPLALIELEQRKQQLEKDLEDTLRGMEMKVKAIDQLYKEATAENELLYEKFNGELGKIVKAIKGKGQEGKEELVGRLREQGEEMGRVKRENARLKREVVSLRGVLKGSVREGHQGGDT